The genomic DNA ATTCCGACGGAAGCCATCCGCGCCCGCTCACGGCGGACAAGGACGCGGTCTATTCCTCCCCGTCGTGGACAGCCGACGGCCTGTATCTCCTGACCCGGCGCGAAGACACCTCGCGCGCCGGGATTCCGCCCGTCGAGCTGATGATGATTCACCGCGACGGCGGCGGCGCGGGAGTGAAGGTCGTCGCGAAGGAGAAGCTCAACAACGTGGCAGGCCCGATCGGCAGCTCCGACGGCCGCTACATCTACTTCACCGGCCGGGAGCGGAAGTTCTCCTACATTCCCAAACTGGACGACGGCCTCTGGAACGTCTATCGGTTCGATCGCAAGACGAGCGAGATGGTCCGGCTGACACCGGGGCCGAACGGCGGCCTCCGGCCGCTGCTCTCCCAGGACGGCAAGCGGCTGGCCTACGTCCGCCGGGACGACGCCTCCGACGTCCTCGTCCTGCGGGACCTGGAGACCGGCGGGGAGAAGGTCGTCTCCCGGAATCTGAGTCGTGACGAAGCGGAGGGCTTCGCCCAGATGGACGTCACCCCCGGAGCCGACTTCACGCCCGACGGCAAGTCGCTCGTCTTCTCCTCCGGCGGGAAGATCCAGCGCCTCAACCTCTCGGACGGGAAGCAATCGGTCGTTCCGTTCAGCGCCGACGTGTCCCTCGACCTCAGGCCGTTGCACCGCCCCGAACAGCCGGTCGGAGGCCAGGAGCTGCGGGTGAGGCTCCTGAGGTGGCCGACGCTCTCGCCCGACGGCCGGACGCTGGTGTTCGATGCCCTCGGAAAGCTGTGGATCGCCGAGATCCACGACGGCAAAGCGGGGAAGCCCCGCCGCCTGACGCGCGACGGCGCGCGGGAGTACGCCCCGGAATTCTCCCCCGACGGCCGCTGGATCGCCTACGTCACCTGGAGCGACGCGGCGCTGGGGCAGCTCTGGAAAATCAGGCCCGAAGGCGGCGCCCCGGTTCGGCTCACGCGGCAGGCGGGGCACTACGTGAATCCCGCCTGGTCGAAGAAAGGGGATCGGATCGCCTTCGTGGCGGGATCGGGCGCGGAGCTGCGCGGCCAGCAGCCCGAAACCGATCCCTATTACGAGATCCGCTGGGTGCCCTCGCAGCCGGCCTCGGGGGGCTCGGAAGCCCGCACCGTCATCGGCGTCTCGCCGACCGATGCGCTGAGGTTCCATCCCATCCCCGCGTGGAGCGCCGATGGCGAGCGCCTTTTCTACGAGGAGACGATTCCTGCCAAGGAGCCCTATACCGACGACAAGACCGACCTGGTCTCGGTCCGGTTGGATGGCACCGACAAGAAGCGCCACCTGCGGTTCCGCCAGGTCGAGGACGCCATCCCCTCGCCCGACGGCGCGTGGGTGGCGTACGTCCGCTCCGACGACGTCTACGTGACGGCGCTTCCCCAGGCGGGGACCGACCCGGTCGAGATCGGTTTCGGAAGCGATCCGGTGCCGGTCTACCGGCTGAGCGAGGAGGGGGGAGGCTACCTCGGCTGGGCCGACGGGGGGAAGACGATCCTCTGGGGAATGGGCGATACGATCTACCGGCAGAGCCTGGAGAGAGTGCGGGCGGCGATTCAGAAGCAGCGGGACGACAAGAGGAAGGCGGAGGAGGGCGGCGAGGGGTCCGAGGCGAAGGGCCCGGAGGAGGCGAAGAAAGAGCCCGAGCTGCCGAAGCCCGAAGCGATCCCGGTGACGCTGATCGTGGAGAAGCCGCGCCCGAAGGGCTCGGTGCTCCTCCGGAACGCCCGGGTGATCACGATGCGCGGCGACGAGGTGCTCGACGCGGCCGACGTCCTGGTCAGCGGCAACCGGATCGAGTCGGTCGGCGCGCCGGGGAGCCTCCACGTCCCGCCAGGAGCGGCCTCCTTCGATCTTTCCGGCAAGACGATCATTCCCGGGATCGTCGACGTCCACGCCCACCCGCATTACTCCGGGTTCGAGATCTTCCCCGAAAAGAAATGGGAGTACGTCGTCAACCTGGCCTACGGCGTCACCACGATGCACGACCCGTCGGCCCACAGTATCGACGTGTTTGCCGAAGCGGAGATGGTCGAGGCGGGGGAGATGCTGGGCCCGCGAATCTACTCGAGCGGCGACGTGCTCTACGGCGGCGGCCAGGCCTCCGTCTACGCCAAGGTCGACACTCCGGAGGACGCGCTCCACGTGGTGAAGAGGATGAAGGCCTACGGCGCGCACTGGCTCAAGGTCTACCAGCAGCCGCGCCGCGAGCAGCGCATCTGGCTGCTCGACGCCGCCCGGAAGGAGGGCGTCGGGGCCACGATGGAAGGAGCGGGAGAGCTGCACACCGATCTGACGAACCTTCTCGACGGCTTCACGGGCCTGGAGCATTCGCTGCCGGTGCGCCTCTACGGCGACGTCGCGACGCTGGCGGCGAAATCGGGGACGGCCTACACTCCCACGCTGATCGTCTCCTACGGCGGCCCCGCGGCGGAGATCTACTGGTACCAGCACGCCAATCCCCACGACGATCCGCGGCTGCGGCGGTTCACGCCTCACGACGCTCTGGACAATCTCGGGCGGCGGCGGATGTGGTATCCGGAGGAGGATTTCCATTTCCCGACTGTGGCGGAAGGGGCGGCGCGGATCGCCCGCGAAGGCGGGCGGGTCTGCCTGGGAGCCCACGGACAGCTGAACGGCCTCGGGGCGCATTGGGAGATGTGGGCCTTCACGATCGGCAAGGGCATGACTCCGATGGAGGCTCTCCGGACCGCGACCTGGAGCGGCGCCGAGGCGCTGGGATTCGGCAAGGACCTCGGGACGGTGGAGGCGGGGAAGCTGGCCGATCTGGCCGTGATCGACGGCAACCCGCTCGCGAACCTCCGCGATTCGGCCAAGGTCGCCTACACCATGAAAGACGGCGTCCTGTTCGATGCCTTCACGATGAACGAGGTGTGGCCCGAGAAGAAAGCGCTCGGGAAGTTCTTCTGGGAGCGCTAGGGTTGGCGCGCCGCCGGCGAGGATCGGGGCGTGCCCGAGCGGCGGGATGGCTGCTTTCGGGGGTCGTCCTGGCGGGCGTCCTCCCGTCGAAGGCTCCGCCTCCCTCCTCCTTGCCCAAGCTCACCGTGCTGATCGTCGTCGACCAGATGCGCGCCGACTACCTGCAGCGCTTCCGGCCGTACTTCGGCGAGAAGGGCTTTCGGCGGCTCGAGACGGAGGGGAGGGTGTTCCTGCAGGCGCGCTATTTCCATGCCGCCACCTTGACGGCACCCGGCCATGCGCTGATCGGCTCGGGACTCTACGGCGATCGCTCCGGCATCATCGGCAACCGGTGGTACTCCTATGCGGAGGGGGAGGACGTGTACTGCGTCTCCTCGAGGAGCGCCGGGCTGGGGGCGGGGGAGTGCCCGCCGGTAGCGGCAAAAGCCGCGCCGGCCGGGACGACCCTGCGGAAAAGCCCCTGCGCGTTCGACGGAACGACCCTGGCGGAGCGCGTCAAGGAGAAATATCCGGAAGCGCGGGTGGTGGGCGTGTCGATCAAGGACCGGTCGGCGATTCTCCTGGCGGGGAAGAAGGCCGACGCGGCCTATTGGGTGGAGGAAAAGGCGGATCGCACCGGCGAGCTGGCCTGCTCCGAATACTATCCCGCCTGCCGGCCCGACGTGTTGGCCTACGCCGCCGAGGAAGGATTCTCCGAGAGGCCCTCTTCCCCCGAGGCGGGAGTCCTCTTTCGCCGCCATCCGCTCTGGCGCGAGTGGTCCTGCTCGCTGCCGCCGCCGTGCGACAAGGCCTGCCCCGAAGACGTCCCCGACGCTCATGCGCTGGAGGGAGGCCTCGGCAAGAGCTTTCCGCATCCGGTGAAGGACGCGGCGACCCTGCTCTTCACGCCTTACGGGAACGAATTCCTGGAAGGGCTCGCCGAGAGAGTCGTCGAGGCCCACGACCTGGGAAGAAACCGCCGGGGCGCGCCCGACGTCCTGGCGCTCGGCTTCTCCAGCATCGACTACCTCGGGCATCTGTTCGGCCCCGACTCCTGCGAAGCGGCGGACGCGATGAAGCGCATGGACGCGACGCTCGCGCGACTGCTCGATTTTCTGATCAAGCGGCTCGGCAGGGAGAATCTGCTGGTGGTGGTGACCGCCGACCATGGAGTCGCCCCGCTTCCGGAGGTTTCCCTGAAGATGGGAGTCGCGGCGGGCCGCATCGAGCTTCCCGCCGGCGTGGCGCGGGAGACGGGGAAGGTCGGCGACCTGCCGGCGCTGCGCCAGCGGATGGAGTTTTTCCTGGCCGGGAAGCTGGGGGAGAAAATCGACGCCGCGACGCCGCTCTCCGAGGCCTTGGTGACGGCCTACTTCGAGCCTTCGCTCTACCTCAACCGCAACCGGATCGGCCCGGCGCATCTGGCGCTCGCCCGCTCCAGCCTGAAGGAGTATCTGCTCCGCGTCGAAGGGATCGAGGCGGTCTATACGGCCGAGGAGATCGAGGCGGGGGAGGCGCCCGAAGCGGTCCGGCTCTCGTTCCGGAGCGATCGCTCCGGAGATCTGACCATCCAGCTCCGCCCCTATTGGACCGCAAGCGCCCCGGGAGGGGGCGCGGATCACGGGCAGGCGCACGATTACGACGCTCGCGTGCCGCTCCTGTTCTGGGGATCGCGAGTGACGGCCGGGACCGAGCCGAGGGTCGTGGATATGGCGCAGATCGCTCCGACCCTGGCTCGCATCCTTGAGCTGGAGGGGTCGCGCTTCAGCCGTCCCTCTCCCTTGTCTGTCGGAGAGTCGCCGTAGAGTCGGCGCGATCCCCGGGCGGGATCACTTGTTGTTGCAGACGTCCGCGCAGGTCTTCACGTGCGCGCCCGAAACGCACAGCGTGTTCGGGTCACAATTGACGCTGCGGCACATCGTCATCGAGCACTTGGGGAGCTTCACCTCCGCGCGGATGGTCACGGCCGCGGCCGCCGCCATCAGC from Candidatus Polarisedimenticolia bacterium includes the following:
- a CDS encoding amidohydrolase family protein, yielding MSRLRPPVQPIRPWLPMLLGFVILLGAPAAPRGLAQETKPKKPAKLDINAPPENARKVEFTTEEGTWISVDVTPDGKWIFFDLLGDLYKIPIAGGKAIRVTSGPAYDYAPRVSPDGKTVAFCSDRGGNMNLWTMDSDGSHPRPLTADKDAVYSSPSWTADGLYLLTRREDTSRAGIPPVELMMIHRDGGGAGVKVVAKEKLNNVAGPIGSSDGRYIYFTGRERKFSYIPKLDDGLWNVYRFDRKTSEMVRLTPGPNGGLRPLLSQDGKRLAYVRRDDASDVLVLRDLETGGEKVVSRNLSRDEAEGFAQMDVTPGADFTPDGKSLVFSSGGKIQRLNLSDGKQSVVPFSADVSLDLRPLHRPEQPVGGQELRVRLLRWPTLSPDGRTLVFDALGKLWIAEIHDGKAGKPRRLTRDGAREYAPEFSPDGRWIAYVTWSDAALGQLWKIRPEGGAPVRLTRQAGHYVNPAWSKKGDRIAFVAGSGAELRGQQPETDPYYEIRWVPSQPASGGSEARTVIGVSPTDALRFHPIPAWSADGERLFYEETIPAKEPYTDDKTDLVSVRLDGTDKKRHLRFRQVEDAIPSPDGAWVAYVRSDDVYVTALPQAGTDPVEIGFGSDPVPVYRLSEEGGGYLGWADGGKTILWGMGDTIYRQSLERVRAAIQKQRDDKRKAEEGGEGSEAKGPEEAKKEPELPKPEAIPVTLIVEKPRPKGSVLLRNARVITMRGDEVLDAADVLVSGNRIESVGAPGSLHVPPGAASFDLSGKTIIPGIVDVHAHPHYSGFEIFPEKKWEYVVNLAYGVTTMHDPSAHSIDVFAEAEMVEAGEMLGPRIYSSGDVLYGGGQASVYAKVDTPEDALHVVKRMKAYGAHWLKVYQQPRREQRIWLLDAARKEGVGATMEGAGELHTDLTNLLDGFTGLEHSLPVRLYGDVATLAAKSGTAYTPTLIVSYGGPAAEIYWYQHANPHDDPRLRRFTPHDALDNLGRRRMWYPEEDFHFPTVAEGAARIAREGGRVCLGAHGQLNGLGAHWEMWAFTIGKGMTPMEALRTATWSGAEALGFGKDLGTVEAGKLADLAVIDGNPLANLRDSAKVAYTMKDGVLFDAFTMNEVWPEKKALGKFFWER
- a CDS encoding alkaline phosphatase family protein → MARRRRGSGRARAAGWLLSGVVLAGVLPSKAPPPSSLPKLTVLIVVDQMRADYLQRFRPYFGEKGFRRLETEGRVFLQARYFHAATLTAPGHALIGSGLYGDRSGIIGNRWYSYAEGEDVYCVSSRSAGLGAGECPPVAAKAAPAGTTLRKSPCAFDGTTLAERVKEKYPEARVVGVSIKDRSAILLAGKKADAAYWVEEKADRTGELACSEYYPACRPDVLAYAAEEGFSERPSSPEAGVLFRRHPLWREWSCSLPPPCDKACPEDVPDAHALEGGLGKSFPHPVKDAATLLFTPYGNEFLEGLAERVVEAHDLGRNRRGAPDVLALGFSSIDYLGHLFGPDSCEAADAMKRMDATLARLLDFLIKRLGRENLLVVVTADHGVAPLPEVSLKMGVAAGRIELPAGVARETGKVGDLPALRQRMEFFLAGKLGEKIDAATPLSEALVTAYFEPSLYLNRNRIGPAHLALARSSLKEYLLRVEGIEAVYTAEEIEAGEAPEAVRLSFRSDRSGDLTIQLRPYWTASAPGGGADHGQAHDYDARVPLLFWGSRVTAGTEPRVVDMAQIAPTLARILELEGSRFSRPSPLSVGESP